The Cucurbita pepo subsp. pepo cultivar mu-cu-16 chromosome LG15, ASM280686v2, whole genome shotgun sequence genome contains the following window.
TGTTGTCGCTGAAACTGCTGATGCTATGATTCACGAATATAATGAAAAGACCTGTCAAATTTGACTTTAAATCTTCACGAGGATCCGAATTAATCTCGAGAATGCACAACTTATACAGTTCATCATATTGAAATCTGTTGCAAGTATGACGTCGATAAATTCGTCCGTGATTCGGGACTATGATTGACACAGAAATTTCTATGTGTGACTAAACgactaaatttgtaacttgtaattttaaatgactaaataaataaaaactttcaatttaatttgagtggtaaaaaataaaaaaataaaaaataaaaagaaattatcgGGAAGTGAATGGAAACAGCCCAACCACGAAGAGAGGAACACGTATCCATTTCTCAAACCACATCCGTTCTCTTTAAGAACTCCGGCGTCATCTTCCGTCGGATCCCAGTCGTAGAATCCTCTCTGGCCTCCACCCTCCGATCTCAGAGGCGGCCATTAAATTGAATCACTCATATTACATTCGTGTAACCCCTGGTACTTACCGTGGACATCTTGAAATTCCACCGACCAAGAAATTCATTGCTTTAATTGGCGATAATGCCCTCACAACCATTATCGTCGACAATAGAAGCCATGGCAGTGGATTCAAGACTTTTGACTCTGCAACTTTAGGTAATTCTTCGTGTTCTATACTTTATACTTTAATGTaagaatttatttgattaacaaaatcaattttacctCTCAAATGGGTAGGatgttaatattttactaaaaaaacatgaacCCATGTCATAGTAGCTTTCTTTTAcgtttatataataaattgtttaaatccttattaatttgtttattcttATTTGATGCAGTGGTCAAGGGTGACAATTTCATGGCCCAACATTTAAGTTTTGAGAATTCTGCAGGACCTCAAAACGGCCAAGCAGTTGCTGTCCTTGACTACGCGAACCACACTGTTTATTACGATTGTAgatttttaagttttcaagATACCCTATATTCAAGGGGACAATGCCAATTCTTTAGGGAGTGCGACGTCTACGGAACTGTAGACTTCATTTTTGGAGATGGACTTGCTGTTTTTCAAGACAGTAACATATATGCTCGGTTACCGATGGATGAAATCACTGTCACCGCACAGTCCAAGGATCAATCGTGGTTGAAAAGCGGCTTCTCCTTTCAGAACTGTACCGTCACAGTTTCTCCGGAAATAGCTTCCAGCAAGGCCAAAGCTAAAATCTATCTTGGTCGGCCATGGAGACAATATTCAACTGTCGTGTTCATGGAGTCATTTTTGGATGACAATGTGCAACCTGCAGGATGGGAATTGTGGAAAGGGGTACCGATAAACAACCTCTTTTATGTTGAGTTCAATAATCGAGGTCCTGGTGCCGACACAACACACCGAGTTAATTGGCCAACTTTTTATGTACTCAATAAACAGTTAGCGAAAAATTTTACTGTAGAAAATTTTATCAACGGGTCAGATTGGTTGCCTGAAACACATGTACCCTTCAGAACTGGACTAAATGGTTAATGAAATTGACTTGGTTTGGTATGTTTTTATCAATAGAAAACTCTTAATTGATCTAAACCAGTAGACTATAATGTATACTGTGAACATATgtgggaaaaaaataatgtttactGTCACTATACAATTTAACCAAACcaactatattataaataaattagtattattttcatgttttggCCGTAAGCCACAAAAAGATGTTTTCTAActtaatttttctctttgttttaaatattttttttgaaccaattaagaaatcaaatttattatattttttatgtaaGTAAGAATTGAtgtgctttcttttttctttctttcatcataattaataattaattatgatttggATGTAACAtgcatttaaaatatatacaaaaatattatttaattaaataaaatatttatggcTACCATTGACATATGGAAAATAATAACCGacaatttttgaatttattaaaatttcggTTATGAATTGATATATGGAAggttatgaattattatatgGAAGGAATCCTGTACCTTTAACTAATTTCCAAATAAAGTTTAGGAATTCATTGGTTATAAATTCCTACCATTTCTAAATATGATTATTGTTAAAGATGAAGAACATATCTTCTTCCCTCCCTCTTCTCGCTGtttttacctttcttttgCTATCTATTTTCAACCCCTCTATGGTCGTCATGGCAGAAGAGAATAGAAGTAGCAACGATAAGTTTGTTCGTGATACTTGCAACAGATTTCAATATGATGAATTGTATAAGCTTTGTTTTTCCGTGATTGATTCAGATCCTCGTGAAGATTTGAAGTCAAATTTGACAGGTTTTCTAATTATATTCGTGAATCATACCATCAGTAATTTCAATGACAACCTTGTTTTCCTTCAAAGAGAGATAAAGTCAGGAAAGCTAGATgctgaaacaaaattgatgtATGACACGTGTTTAGAATCTTTTGGAATGGGATACACTGATTTGCAAGAGTCAATGCATATATTATTGACCCAACCAGGTACAAACGTGTATGAATTACCGACAATGAGTGTTGCTGGCCATATAGGCGTGtgttttgatgattttgaagatgaCCCTATTCCACCAGAGTGGCAGTCTCGTTACAACACTTCATGGAATTTTTTGGGTCTCACGGTAGAAACGTCTAATCTTATTACGTGTAATCGTGAAGCCTCATGTACCCCTTGATTATTACTCATAttcttattcaaaataaaagtttgTCGCTTCTATATTAAGTTATTTTTCACAATGTTTTGAAGATCAATTACACGTTTTATTCATATCTTATTTTAGTTCATCCAATTTTCATattgatttagaaatttacttaaaattaattttatttttattattctcttATAAGTCTTctctttataattaaaataagtaaaagagTAAAGAAGAGATAGAATGACACCGCACTTCTATAGTTGATCATCTAATATGATATCTTCATTATGAAGTCAGACCGACCCAAAAATATACCGCTCCAACCCCAATTTTAGACACTACTTGAGCCTAAATCTTTTCAAGTTTTAGGCCGATGACCTAGTTCTTAGACATGATCCATTCAACCAACGTTCTGAGTTGAATTTGATTACACATTTGTTATGGTTGACTAAGAATTATAACGAAGATATCTACAATATTCAAGAAGATAAGTTTATTCTGAACAAGAATATGAATAGTAATCAACCAATACATGCGTAACGAGAGAGTCACTCAGGTGGGATAGGGTCACCTTCAAAATCATCGACGCAGTCCTGTACATAATTAGGAATATTGATGATTGGCAAATTATATACGTCTATCCCCGTTTGGGTAAATAGTATATGTATTGTCTCTTGCAAATCATCATTTcctctttcaaaaattttcaaacacgtGTTGAACATCAATTTTGTCTCACCATTTAGGTTTCCTGACTTTATCTCTCCTTGAAGGAATTCAATGTTGTCGCTGAAACTGCTGATACTATGATTCACGAATATAATGAAAAGACCTGTCAAATTTGACTTTAAATCTTCACGAGGATCCGAATTAATCTCGAGAATGCACAACTTATACAGTTCATCATATTGAAATCTGTTGCAAGTATGACGTCGATAAATTCGTCCGTGATTCGGGACTATGATTGACACCGAAATTTCTATGTGTGACTAAACgactaaatttgtaacttgtaattttaaatgactaaataaataaaaactttcaatttaatttgagtggtaaaaaaaaaaaataaataaataataaaaagaaattatcgGGAAGTGAATGGAAACAGCCCAACCACGAAGAGAGGAACACGTATCCATTTCTCAAACCACATCCGTTCTCTTTAAGAACTCCGGCGTCATCTTCCGTCGGATCCCAGTCGTAGAATCCTCTCTGGCCTCCGCCCTCCGATCTCAGAGGCGGCCATTAAATTGAATCACTCATATTACTTCTCTATTATCCATTTCCCCCAAAATCCTGCTCTGTGAAGGGTAGTAAGGTACGCTTCTCCTCTTTAGTTTCGTCCTTCAATGGTTTTGCCGTGTTTTCTCTCGAGCTGAAAGCTTGTGTAATCATTTTCGACGCCTAGTTAGTGGTTAGCAGTGGCTGAAGTAATTTTTGGACTCAATTTTCTGGCATTCACCTTGAAATCGTTGTATTGGTCGAAATACTAATTACTTTGagtgtttgagattcgaactcGAAGTTATGGTTGCTAGGTCTCGGTACCGTGTTTGAAGTGTTGAGTTCTATGttattcttttgattttaCAGTTGCTTTTTTGCTGTTTTGAGTTCTGTGAAATTTGCATCATCATATTTCATGAGCTAAGCTTCTACCTTCGTTTTTTGATATGATAATTAGCGCTGGAGAGGCGATTTTATGATGAATTCATTTATTGTGAAATGTGAATGGCTCAGTATGAGGAAATAGCAGGAGCTAGAGTATGTGAAGTTCTAATCAACCAtctttattttggttttataGTTTGATGCTTCCTTTTTTCTGTTCTTAGATATGGCTGCCTCTTTTTCATCTGCATGTCTTGTGGGAAACGGCACGTCCACCCACtgttccaaatcaaatctaCTCAAGTTTTTATATAGCAGACGATTAGTCCCTTCTACAAGCCTCCAATCATTGGGTAAAAGGGCTAGAGCCGGTGTGGTAAAAGCATCTGTGGAACCAAGGCAGAATGATGGAAGAAGAGACTTCCTTAAGTTATTGTTTGGAAATGTTGGACTTGGTACATCCGCTTTATTGGGAAATGAGAGGGCCAATGCTGAAGAACAAGGGGTATCTTCATCTAGGATGTCTTATTCTAGGTTTTTGGAGTATCTGGACAAGGATAGAGTGAAGAAAGTAGATCTATTTGACAATGGAACTATAGCAATTGTGGAGGCTGTCTCCCCTGAATTGGGTAACCGGGTGCAGCGTGTTCGTGTACAGCTTCCTGGACTCAGCCAGGAGCTTCTTCAGAAGTTTAGGGAGAAAAACATTGATTTTGCTGCACACAATGCTCAAGAGGATTCTGGCTCTCTGTTATTCAACTTAATTGGGAACCTAGCCTTCCCCCTAATTTTAATTGGAGGGCTATTCCTACTATCAAGGCGTTCATCTGGAGGGATGGGTGGCCCCGGAGGGCCTGGGTTCCCTCTAGGATTTGGTCAATCTAAGGCAAAATTCCAAATGGAGCCAAACACTGGTGTGACCTTTGACGACGTTGCTGGAGTCGATGAAGCCAAGCAGGATTTCATGGAGGTGGTGGAGTTCCTTAAGAAGCCTGAGAGGTTCACTGCTGTTGGAGCTCGCATTCCTAAAGGTGTTCTTCTCGTTGGTCCTCCAGGAACTGGGAAGACTTTGCTAGCCAAGGCCATTGCTGGTGAAGCAGGAGTcccatttttttctatttcaggGTCTGAGTTTGTTGAGATGTTTGTTGGTATTGGTGCTTCTCGAGTTAGGGATCTCTTCAAGAAGGCCAAGGAAAATGCACCTTGCATTGTGTTTGTCGATGAAATCGACGCTGTTGGACGTCAAAGAGGCACCGGAATTGGTGGTGGGAATGACGAACGAGAACAAACACTTAACCAGCTTCTAACTGAAATGGATGGTTTTGAGGGAAACACTGGCATTATTGTCATTGCTGCCACGAACAGGGCAGACATTCTTGACTCTGCTTTATTGAGGCCTGGTCGTTTCGATAGACAGGTGAGAATCATTCCATTCGCTGTAGGAAAATTTCTAACATTAAAGATTGTGTTTGAGTGAGTTAATACTTATTAGAAGACAAGATTTTTGAGTATTGTACTCTAATGCCTACAGGTCAGTGTTGATGTCCCTGACGTAAAGGGGAGGACAGAAATCTTAAAGGTTCATGCTAGTAACAAGAAGTTTGATTCTGATGTTTCTCTCGATGTTATAGCCATGAGAACTCCTGGTTTTAGTGGTGCTGATCTTGCAAACCTCTTGAATGAAGCTGCCATATTGGCTGGACGGCGTGGTAAGATTGCTATTTCATCGAAAGAGATCGATGATTCAATTGATCGGATTGTAGCTGGTATGGAAGGAACAGTAATGACTGATGGGAAGAGCAAAAGCCTTGTAGCATATCATGAAGTTGGACACGCCATTTGTGGGTATGTTCTTCGTTGCATTGTTTTGATAATGAAAACAGCTTTTCATATGGCTTCGCTAATTGCATAATCCTTAGTTTTTAACAATCTCATCGAGTATGCTCTTCCATTTAATCTTATCTGCTTGACTTCAAGTAGTTCTTTACTAGTTCGACCAAAAGCAATATCTCAAACCATGAGGATTGAGCTTAAGATACCATCTGGAGTTTTATTTGAGCTTTGTTTAGTATAAACAGCCAAATAGAGTTCTATAAGTTTTCTCCGCTTTATTTACCGGACATTCCTAAAGAGATTTGCAGGGCTTAACAAGTCTTGTGTACATATTCTTACTGCTCTGCacgttaatttattaaaattagtattCCATTCAGTATCCTCACCATTTGATGACAATatatttacatgtttttttcaaCCAGACTATGGCTCGTAATGTAATGGTCCAAGCCTACTATTAGCAaattttgtcctctttggacttcccctcaaggttttaaaacatttctgctagggagaggtttttacactcttacgagaaatgttttgtttccctctccaaccaatgtgggatcttacaataaacccccctttggggcccaagcgttctcgctggcacaccgcctggtgtctggcgttgataccatttgtaatggctcaaaCCCACAATTAGCAaattttgtcctttttaggcttcccctcaaaattttaaaatgtctctgttagggagaggtttcacacccatataaggaatgtttcattccatTCCTCTCTCAATATGTGGGTTGATGCTTGCATTTCATGTAGAACTACAGTGTTCCCTCCATCCTGCTCAATTTCTTTTCCCTCAACCTATTTCATGTTCTTCAATGAAAGGTTTGTTGCTTTAGGAAAAAAAGTTGTAACTTATATCACCTCTTCTTTGCAGTACTTTGACTCCAGGACATGATCCCGTTCAAAAGGTTACCTTAGTTCCTCGTGGTCAGGCCCGTGGTCTTACCTGGTTTATTCCTTCCGATGATCCAACCTTGATCTCCAAGCAGCAACTCTTTGCTAGAATCGTCGGTGGACTAGGCGGCAGGGCAGCCGAGGAAGTGATCTTTGGCGA
Protein-coding sequences here:
- the LOC111811493 gene encoding ATP-dependent zinc metalloprotease FTSH 2, chloroplastic, yielding MAASFSSACLVGNGTSTHCSKSNLLKFLYSRRLVPSTSLQSLGKRARAGVVKASVEPRQNDGRRDFLKLLFGNVGLGTSALLGNERANAEEQGVSSSRMSYSRFLEYLDKDRVKKVDLFDNGTIAIVEAVSPELGNRVQRVRVQLPGLSQELLQKFREKNIDFAAHNAQEDSGSLLFNLIGNLAFPLILIGGLFLLSRRSSGGMGGPGGPGFPLGFGQSKAKFQMEPNTGVTFDDVAGVDEAKQDFMEVVEFLKKPERFTAVGARIPKGVLLVGPPGTGKTLLAKAIAGEAGVPFFSISGSEFVEMFVGIGASRVRDLFKKAKENAPCIVFVDEIDAVGRQRGTGIGGGNDEREQTLNQLLTEMDGFEGNTGIIVIAATNRADILDSALLRPGRFDRQVSVDVPDVKGRTEILKVHASNKKFDSDVSLDVIAMRTPGFSGADLANLLNEAAILAGRRGKIAISSKEIDDSIDRIVAGMEGTVMTDGKSKSLVAYHEVGHAICGTLTPGHDPVQKVTLVPRGQARGLTWFIPSDDPTLISKQQLFARIVGGLGGRAAEEVIFGEPEVTTGAAGDLQQITGLAKQMVVTFGMSEIGPWSLMDSSAQSDVIMRMMARNSMSEKLAEDIDAAIKRLSDEAYEIALAHIRNNREAIDKIVEVLLEKETISGHEFRAILSEFVEIPVENRVAPSSASTPVAV
- the LOC111776459 gene encoding probable pectinesterase/pectinesterase inhibitor 41, producing MKNMSSSLPLLAVSTLLLLSIFNPSMMVMAEENSSSNDKFVRDTCNRFQYDELYKLCFSVIDSDPREDLKSNLTELRRHLPSDPSRRILSGLHPPISEAAIKLNHSYYIRVTPGTYRGHLEIPPTKKFIALIGDNALTTIIVDNRSHGSGFKTFDSATLVVKGDNFMAQHLSFENSAGPQNGQAVAVLDYANHTVYYDCRFLSFQDTLYSRGQCQFFRECDVYGTVDFIFGDGLAVFQDSNIYARLPMDEITVTAQSKDQSWLKSGFSFQNCTVTVSPEIASSKAKAKIYLGRPWRQYSTVVFMESFLDDNVQPAGWELWKGVPINNLFYVEFNNRGPGADTTHRVNWPTFYVLNKQLAKNFTVENFINGSDWLPETHVPFRTGLNG